Below is a window of Candidatus Deferrimicrobiaceae bacterium DNA.
GATTCCCCCCTCTCACCACGAACGATTCGCGCCCGTTCGCTCGTCGCGGCCTTCCCTGTCCCTTCTTTTCCTTTGACATTTCTTCCCTCTACGCATTAGATTGCTGGTTTACCGCATTTTTCCAGTTCTCTCAGGAGGAACCTTTTGGCCAAGACCAAGTCCGCGATCAAGCGGCACAAGCAGAGTTTGAAACGACGGACGAGGAACCGGCACATCCGCTCCTCGGTGAAGACCGCCATCAAGGAAGTACGATCCACCCTCGAAAGCAAGGGCGTCGAGGAGGCGGCGAAGGTCCTCTCGAAGGCATCTTCCGCCATTTCCCGGGCCGGCTCGAAGGGCGTCCTGCACAGGAAGAACGTCGCCCGGAAAGTGGCCAGGCTTTCCAGGGCGATCCACAAGGCGGCCGCGGGCGGCAAGTAATCCCTT
It encodes the following:
- the rpsT gene encoding 30S ribosomal protein S20, which codes for MAKTKSAIKRHKQSLKRRTRNRHIRSSVKTAIKEVRSTLESKGVEEAAKVLSKASSAISRAGSKGVLHRKNVARKVARLSRAIHKAAAGGK